Within the Catalinimonas niigatensis genome, the region TTTCCTCAGAATCAGAATCCTTGAAATTGAAAAGTATGTGCAAGAAAATGAACTCAGCGAAATATGGATTACCTTTCCTGATCCCCGGCCTAAGGAGCGGGATATCAAACGAAGGCTCACCAGCGAACGCTTTATGAATATATATAAGAAACTGTTGAGACCTAATGGTAAAGTACATTTCAAGACAGACAATGATCCGCTTTTTGATTTTACCTTGGACCTGTTAGAACAACGGAAAGATGTAGAGGAACTGGAATATAGCAGAGATTACCACGCTTCACGCTATTGTGAGGAATTGCCTGATATTGTCACCAAATATGAGGCACAGTTTATGAAACAGGGGATGAAAATCAAATATCTCAGGTTTA harbors:
- the trmB gene encoding tRNA (guanosine(46)-N7)-methyltransferase TrmB produces the protein MRSKLNRFKENEERSNVIQAGKPLFETIKGKWQDFFGNEHPIVFELGCGRGEYTIGLARKFPGINYVGVDVKGARIWKGSSMAEEEKLDNVAFLRIRILEIEKYVQENELSEIWITFPDPRPKERDIKRRLTSERFMNIYKKLLRPNGKVHFKTDNDPLFDFTLDLLEQRKDVEELEYSRDYHASRYCEELPDIVTKYEAQFMKQGMKIKYLRFIFSA